From Lacerta agilis isolate rLacAgi1 chromosome Z, rLacAgi1.pri, whole genome shotgun sequence, the proteins below share one genomic window:
- the LOC117040056 gene encoding adrenodoxin-like yields the protein MMSRSISGLLRLGLSQVHRGRDQVIFVTTVCSPALAGLHLGRCFSTSHRLQCVPAGGTGSTEKVKLNFINRDGDKFSVTAKEGESLLEVVMNQNIDIDGFGACEGALACSTCHLIFEGSTFQQLDPISDEEIDMLDLAYGLTETSRLGCQVRVKNWMDGLTVQVPTDVSDIRRELEVEKQTKQ from the exons ATGATGTCTCGGAGCATCTCTGGGCTCCTCCGCCTTGGGCTGTCTCAAGTACACAGGGGCAGAGACCAGGTTATCTTTGTGACAACTGTTTGCAGTCCGGCACTGGCCGGCCTTCACCTGGGGAGATGCTTCAGTACCAGCCACAGGCTTCAATGTGTCCCTGCGGGGGGCACAGG ATCTACTGAGAAAGTGAAGTTAAATTTTATTAACCGCGATGGAGATAAATTCTCAGTCACCGCTAAAGAAGGAGAAAGCTTGCTGGAGGTGGTGATGAATCAAAACATCGACATCGATGGCTTTG gggcatGTGAGGGGGCTTTGGCTTGCTCCACTTGCCACCTCATCTTTGAGGGCAGCACATTCCAACAACTGGACCCCATCAGTGACGAGGAGATAGATATGCTGGACCTGGCATATGGACTTACCGAGAC GTCTCGTCTAGGCTGCCAGGTGCGCGTGAAGAATTGGATGGATGGCCTCACAGTCCAGGTCCCCACAGATGTGTCAGACATCAGGAGAGAACTGGAAGTGGAGAAGCAAACCAAGCAATAA